From Cellulosimicrobium cellulans, the proteins below share one genomic window:
- a CDS encoding MFS transporter encodes MSTRDVVDSSTAPATEDRRSWVPMVGLFLAQVLMSFNVAALPVSLGGMVEDFGVPPTVASTTIVVYGLAVAALVMTGAKLGQRIGWVAIFRVVVATFAGSALLMILSPTVAWAITGQAVAGASAAIIVPALVALIAENYRGPQQATAIGSLGSARAVSGMSAFFIGGALGTLIGWRPTFAIVLALAVAVFVLSFRLRSDAGDPGIRIDLVAAVLIGAAVVSLTLGFNNLNAWGLFFASEGAPFDLVGVSPAPLLVLLGVVLGQTFFWWTRRRTAAGKVPLVDLSVLARPSERAAVYAMFVVVALEAALNFTVPLYIQIVQGRTPFDTALAMMPFNLTVFVTATLVVRFYRRYPPRTIGVFGFTLTTVALLWLSFVVTNNWETLPTILGLVVFGIGQGALVTLVFNVLVTAAPKTLAGDVGSIRGTTQNLASAVGTALAGALLVTILSFSVGRAVVEHPELPPSLVAQVDLDTVNFVSNDDLRTVLAGTDATPAQVDAAVALNEEARLGTLRIGLLILAGVSATAILPASRLPRYRPDEIPDPAPTR; translated from the coding sequence GTGAGCACTCGAGACGTCGTCGACAGCAGCACCGCACCCGCGACGGAGGACCGCCGGTCGTGGGTGCCGATGGTCGGCCTGTTCCTCGCGCAGGTCCTCATGTCGTTCAACGTCGCCGCCCTGCCGGTGTCGCTGGGCGGCATGGTCGAGGACTTCGGCGTCCCGCCGACCGTCGCGAGCACGACGATCGTCGTCTACGGCCTCGCGGTCGCGGCGCTCGTCATGACCGGGGCGAAGCTCGGGCAGCGCATCGGGTGGGTCGCGATCTTCCGGGTCGTCGTCGCGACGTTCGCCGGCTCGGCGCTGCTCATGATCCTCTCGCCGACCGTCGCATGGGCCATCACGGGCCAGGCCGTCGCCGGCGCCTCGGCCGCGATCATCGTGCCCGCGCTCGTCGCCCTCATCGCGGAGAACTACCGCGGACCCCAGCAGGCGACGGCGATCGGCTCGCTGGGCTCGGCGCGCGCGGTGTCCGGCATGAGCGCGTTCTTCATCGGCGGCGCGCTCGGGACGCTCATCGGGTGGCGGCCCACGTTCGCGATCGTCCTGGCGCTCGCCGTCGCCGTCTTCGTCCTCAGCTTCCGGCTGCGGTCCGACGCCGGCGACCCCGGCATCCGGATCGACCTCGTGGCCGCGGTCCTCATCGGCGCGGCGGTCGTCTCGCTCACGCTCGGCTTCAACAACCTCAACGCCTGGGGCCTGTTCTTCGCCTCGGAGGGGGCACCGTTCGACCTCGTCGGCGTCTCGCCCGCGCCCCTGCTCGTGCTGCTCGGTGTCGTGCTCGGGCAGACGTTCTTCTGGTGGACGCGGCGCCGGACCGCCGCCGGCAAGGTGCCGCTCGTCGACCTGTCCGTCCTCGCGCGCCCGAGCGAGCGGGCGGCGGTGTACGCGATGTTCGTCGTGGTCGCGCTCGAGGCCGCGCTGAACTTCACGGTGCCCCTGTACATCCAGATCGTGCAGGGCCGCACCCCGTTCGACACGGCGCTCGCGATGATGCCGTTCAACCTCACGGTGTTCGTCACCGCGACGCTCGTCGTGCGGTTCTACCGTCGCTACCCGCCGCGCACGATCGGGGTCTTCGGCTTCACGCTGACCACCGTCGCGCTGCTCTGGCTGTCGTTCGTCGTGACGAACAACTGGGAGACGTTGCCCACGATCCTCGGCCTCGTCGTCTTCGGGATCGGTCAGGGCGCCCTCGTGACGCTCGTGTTCAACGTGCTCGTCACCGCGGCGCCCAAGACCCTCGCGGGCGACGTCGGCTCGATCCGCGGCACGACGCAGAACCTCGCCTCGGCGGTCGGCACCGCGCTCGCGGGGGCGCTGCTCGTGACGATCCTGTCGTTCAGCGTCGGGCGCGCGGTCGTCGAGCACCCCGAGCTGCCGCCGTCGCTCGTCGCTCAGGTCGACCTCGACACCGTCAACTTCGTGAGCAACGACGACCTGCGCACGGTCCTCGCAGGCACCGACGCCACGCCCGCCCAGGTGGACGCGGCCGTCGCGCTCAACGAGGAGGCGCGCCTGGGCACGCTGCGGATCGGGCTCCTCATCCTCGCCGGCGTGAGTGCCACGGCGATCCTCCCCGCGAGCCGTCTGCCGCGCTACCGGCCCGACGAGATCCCGGACCCCGCGCCCACCCGGTAG
- a CDS encoding glycosyl hydrolase — MTRPHADVRRHPDARPRTPRSTPRSTPRGRATTTVAAVALVAGLALAAPPTAGAEPVESPDVVRVGAGSYASAPPAALDGPNRDVSGFVDKDLYLDESLAGTPVPTNAWWTDLLVSRYSGDLWANPLVVSNAREGTRLTLPTRWNDAGTARVLESPIVVGATAEPALGPSDVVMADFEDGYPTGWAATGTAFSGGPAAGTAAGQSPVSGFLGNRLVNSFTAAQGDGATGTLTSPTFTVDRDHVAFLVGGGNHPGQEEVRLVVDGQTVRAATGKDSEQLAWVTWDVADLRGRTARIEVVDQLQAGWAHVLVDQVVRTDDPDGLETRLSSTFAAQDATVTGWGEWDVSWRLRGEGETADRPQGIDVTAARGVPYVWFELDGVQPRITVDEDAELFGLDGAPLTLPADVSALRVQQDGRSYGIHLPDGSHVERAGNALLVTASAPYLVVSAVSQGAGSGADLAAMHQRAFAVVRDTRMEYDYDVASGLVTQTWDADTEALQGANLDTLQGWLPHHYREADQDLAFTGGTYDTPRGLLRTTAGHGGWELRYPFEGIVPFLPDPEGTPGYDRERMVRYVEDYAAKTGYGGDTYWGGKDVLQLAEYMAVAKEIGADDAYATLKGSLTTALDDWFTYTPGETEHFFARYPTWQALIGFSDSYGSLEFTDNHFHYGYFTLAAAYLALEDPEWGAQYGDLATLVAKQYGNWDRDDGAFPYLRTFDTWQGHSYAGGLSSPGGNNQESSSEAIQSWVGLFLLGSALGDDAMRDTGAMGYVTERAAVQEYWFDYHGRAGAPASEGPGNFPAAYEHGTTGILFDSGQAFATYFSGDPAWMYGIQWMPTGPWFSWFGEDADFGTELLARMFDERPGVLGEYVPGDNGGNLARAAKQWYGVGTDWGADVQLDRAAAVRSLQDGVRNAYRHHAAYVTARTAANPLYDAGRGALLFSVGADGELVFPADVWNPDALPAALRPVAPPADAPDRDPKEWATSWPAFRYLSTDYTGDPGALEDLYAYDVRGFDPGDAGDVAHAADVYARMGDALGNVVLGYVAQVDPDMYAVVSAELEERGDPVARGVSMAGLVHYTGLANRGLGQHTTDRRVGTPTSQVYRDGDAYTYVVFNPTDEQQRYPVYEGARQVGTIDVPPGQVVRHRLDATLDRVEVSAAGSVRTVPAGQEVALTATGYDQYGAVVDLPGLTWTVDAGGTVASTGARTATFRATQDADPVAVRASSGGVTGTYALRVGAAPALAGVSVEPAFARVVSGERQAFSATGVDQYGDPFPLAGVAWSAGDRGSVADGAFTTGAVGAGRITATAGGVTGSAVVAVVADLPDVAHGKAVTASSAVGAGARPELAVDGDASTRWESEWADGQWIQVDLGARHELEQVEVDWEGAAAATFSVQIADAPDGPWRTLRTVTKTDASPDAIEVDGAGRYVRLDAPTRLLPAYGVSVFELRVRGVRAGDAVAPTTVLVSPGSAHVRPGSALDLTAYAFDAAGHGGPTAAAWSVTGTSTISAAGRLTAQGSGAAVVTARVGGLSGTADVVVGGTPSGGGTGDPGTGVVELAQGRPAVASSVSGGQLPGLALDGDPGSRWESQFADDQWLRVDLGQRAALTRVEIDWETAAPARFSVQVGDSPTGPWTTLRTVAKTSAAPDVVAVAGTGRYLRIDAPERLTPWGVSIWELRAYGTPSA; from the coding sequence ATGACCCGACCGCACGCCGACGTGCGCCGTCACCCTGACGCGCGCCCGCGGACCCCCCGCAGCACCCCCCGCAGCACCCCCCGAGGCCGGGCGACGACCACGGTCGCCGCCGTCGCGCTCGTCGCCGGCCTCGCGCTCGCCGCGCCGCCGACCGCGGGCGCCGAGCCCGTCGAGAGCCCGGACGTCGTCCGCGTCGGCGCCGGCTCGTACGCGTCCGCGCCGCCCGCCGCGCTCGACGGCCCGAACCGCGACGTGAGCGGGTTCGTCGACAAGGACCTCTACCTCGACGAGTCCCTCGCGGGGACCCCCGTCCCGACGAACGCGTGGTGGACCGACCTGCTCGTCAGCAGGTACTCGGGCGACCTGTGGGCCAACCCCCTCGTCGTGTCGAACGCGCGCGAGGGCACGCGCCTCACGCTCCCGACGCGCTGGAACGACGCCGGGACCGCGCGCGTGCTCGAGTCGCCGATCGTCGTCGGCGCCACGGCCGAGCCCGCGCTCGGCCCGAGCGACGTCGTCATGGCCGACTTCGAGGACGGCTACCCCACGGGCTGGGCCGCGACGGGCACCGCCTTCTCCGGCGGCCCGGCCGCCGGGACCGCGGCGGGCCAGAGCCCCGTCTCGGGCTTCCTCGGCAACCGCCTCGTCAACTCGTTCACCGCGGCCCAGGGCGACGGCGCCACCGGCACGCTCACGTCGCCGACGTTCACCGTCGACCGTGACCACGTCGCGTTCCTCGTCGGCGGCGGCAACCACCCGGGACAGGAGGAGGTGCGGCTCGTCGTCGACGGGCAGACCGTCCGGGCCGCGACCGGCAAGGACTCCGAGCAGCTCGCGTGGGTGACCTGGGACGTCGCGGACCTGCGCGGCCGCACGGCCCGCATCGAGGTCGTCGACCAGCTCCAGGCGGGCTGGGCGCACGTCCTCGTCGACCAGGTCGTGCGCACCGACGACCCCGACGGGCTCGAGACCCGGTTGTCCTCGACGTTCGCGGCGCAGGACGCGACGGTGACCGGCTGGGGCGAGTGGGACGTGTCGTGGCGCCTGCGCGGCGAGGGCGAGACGGCCGACCGGCCGCAGGGCATCGACGTCACCGCCGCGCGCGGCGTGCCGTACGTGTGGTTCGAGCTCGACGGCGTGCAGCCGCGGATCACGGTCGACGAGGACGCGGAGCTGTTCGGGCTCGACGGCGCCCCGCTCACCCTCCCGGCCGACGTCTCGGCGCTGCGCGTCCAGCAGGACGGGCGCTCGTACGGGATCCACCTGCCCGACGGCTCGCACGTCGAGCGCGCGGGGAACGCGCTCCTCGTCACGGCGAGCGCCCCGTACCTCGTCGTCTCGGCCGTGTCGCAGGGCGCGGGCTCGGGCGCCGACCTGGCGGCGATGCACCAGCGGGCGTTCGCCGTCGTGCGGGACACGCGCATGGAGTACGACTACGACGTCGCGAGCGGCCTCGTCACGCAGACGTGGGACGCCGACACCGAGGCGCTGCAGGGCGCGAACCTCGACACGCTCCAGGGCTGGCTCCCCCACCACTACCGCGAGGCGGACCAGGATCTCGCGTTCACGGGCGGCACCTACGACACCCCGCGCGGGCTCCTGCGGACGACCGCGGGGCACGGTGGCTGGGAGCTGCGGTACCCGTTCGAGGGCATCGTGCCGTTCCTGCCCGACCCCGAGGGCACCCCGGGGTACGACCGCGAGCGCATGGTCCGTTACGTCGAGGACTACGCGGCGAAGACGGGGTACGGGGGCGACACGTACTGGGGCGGCAAGGACGTGCTCCAGCTCGCCGAGTACATGGCCGTGGCCAAGGAGATCGGGGCCGACGACGCGTACGCGACGCTCAAGGGCTCCCTGACGACCGCGCTCGACGACTGGTTCACGTACACGCCGGGCGAGACGGAGCACTTCTTCGCGCGGTACCCCACGTGGCAGGCGCTCATCGGCTTCTCCGACTCCTACGGGTCGCTCGAGTTCACCGACAACCACTTCCACTACGGCTACTTCACCCTGGCGGCGGCCTACCTCGCCCTGGAGGACCCCGAGTGGGGCGCGCAGTACGGCGACCTCGCGACGCTCGTCGCGAAGCAGTACGGCAACTGGGACCGTGACGACGGCGCCTTCCCCTACCTGCGCACGTTCGACACGTGGCAGGGCCACTCGTACGCGGGCGGCCTCAGCTCGCCCGGGGGCAACAACCAGGAGTCGAGCTCGGAGGCGATCCAGTCGTGGGTCGGGCTGTTCCTGCTCGGCTCCGCGCTCGGCGACGACGCGATGCGCGACACCGGCGCGATGGGCTACGTGACGGAGCGCGCCGCGGTCCAGGAGTACTGGTTCGACTACCACGGCCGCGCCGGCGCGCCCGCGTCCGAGGGGCCGGGCAACTTCCCGGCCGCGTACGAGCACGGCACGACCGGAATCCTCTTCGACTCCGGCCAGGCGTTCGCGACCTACTTCTCGGGCGACCCGGCGTGGATGTACGGGATCCAGTGGATGCCGACCGGTCCGTGGTTCTCGTGGTTCGGCGAGGACGCCGACTTCGGCACCGAGCTCCTGGCCCGGATGTTCGACGAGCGCCCCGGCGTCCTCGGTGAGTACGTGCCGGGCGACAACGGCGGGAACCTCGCCCGCGCCGCCAAGCAGTGGTACGGCGTCGGCACCGACTGGGGCGCGGACGTGCAGCTCGACCGGGCGGCGGCCGTGCGGTCGCTCCAGGACGGCGTCCGCAACGCGTACCGGCACCACGCCGCGTACGTCACCGCGCGCACGGCGGCGAACCCGCTCTACGACGCCGGCCGGGGCGCGCTGCTGTTCTCCGTCGGCGCCGACGGGGAGCTCGTCTTCCCCGCCGACGTGTGGAACCCCGACGCGCTGCCCGCGGCCCTGCGCCCGGTCGCGCCCCCGGCGGACGCCCCGGACCGGGACCCGAAGGAGTGGGCGACGTCGTGGCCCGCGTTCCGCTACCTGTCGACCGACTACACGGGCGACCCCGGCGCGCTCGAGGACCTCTACGCGTACGACGTCCGCGGCTTCGATCCAGGCGACGCGGGCGACGTCGCGCACGCGGCGGACGTGTACGCCCGCATGGGCGACGCGCTCGGCAACGTCGTGCTCGGCTACGTCGCACAGGTCGACCCGGACATGTACGCGGTGGTGTCGGCCGAGCTCGAGGAGCGCGGGGACCCGGTGGCGCGCGGCGTGTCCATGGCCGGGCTCGTGCACTACACCGGCCTCGCGAACCGCGGGCTGGGGCAGCACACGACGGACCGCCGGGTCGGGACGCCGACGAGCCAGGTGTACCGCGACGGGGACGCGTACACGTACGTGGTGTTCAACCCGACCGACGAGCAGCAGCGCTACCCGGTCTACGAGGGGGCGCGACAGGTGGGGACGATCGACGTGCCGCCCGGGCAGGTCGTGCGGCACCGGCTCGACGCGACGCTCGACCGCGTCGAGGTGAGCGCGGCGGGCTCCGTCCGGACCGTGCCCGCGGGCCAGGAGGTCGCGCTCACCGCGACCGGGTACGACCAGTACGGCGCGGTCGTCGACCTGCCGGGGCTGACGTGGACCGTCGACGCGGGCGGGACGGTCGCCTCGACCGGCGCCCGCACCGCGACGTTCCGCGCCACGCAGGACGCCGACCCCGTGGCGGTCCGGGCGTCGTCCGGTGGCGTCACCGGCACGTACGCGCTGCGCGTCGGTGCGGCGCCCGCCCTGGCCGGCGTGAGCGTCGAGCCCGCCTTCGCGCGCGTCGTCTCCGGCGAGCGGCAGGCGTTCTCCGCGACGGGCGTCGACCAGTACGGCGACCCGTTCCCCCTCGCGGGCGTGGCGTGGTCGGCGGGCGACCGCGGGAGCGTCGCCGACGGCGCGTTCACCACGGGGGCGGTCGGCGCCGGGCGCATCACGGCGACGGCGGGCGGAGTCACCGGATCCGCGGTCGTCGCGGTCGTGGCGGACCTGCCCGACGTCGCGCACGGCAAGGCGGTCACGGCGAGCTCCGCGGTCGGCGCCGGGGCCCGCCCTGAGCTCGCCGTGGACGGCGACGCGAGCACGCGCTGGGAGAGCGAGTGGGCCGACGGGCAGTGGATCCAGGTCGACCTCGGCGCGCGCCACGAGCTCGAGCAGGTCGAGGTCGACTGGGAGGGCGCCGCGGCGGCGACGTTCTCCGTGCAGATCGCGGACGCGCCGGACGGCCCGTGGCGGACGCTGCGGACCGTGACGAAGACCGACGCCTCCCCGGACGCGATCGAGGTCGACGGCGCGGGCCGCTACGTCCGGCTCGACGCGCCGACGCGGCTCCTGCCCGCGTACGGGGTCTCGGTGTTCGAGCTGCGCGTGCGCGGCGTCCGCGCCGGGGACGCCGTGGCCCCGACGACGGTGCTCGTCTCGCCCGGGTCGGCGCACGTGCGCCCCGGGTCCGCCCTCGACCTCACCGCGTACGCGTTCGACGCCGCGGGGCACGGCGGTCCGACGGCGGCGGCGTGGTCGGTGACCGGCACGTCGACGATCAGCGCGGCCGGGCGGCTCACCGCCCAGGGCTCCGGGGCGGCCGTCGTGACGGCGCGGGTCGGCGGGCTGAGCGGGACGGCCGACGTCGTCGTGGGCGGCACGCCCTCCGGCGGCGGGACGGGCGACCCGGGCACGGGGGTCGTCGAGCTCGCCCAGGGCCGGCCGGCCGTCGCGTCGAGCGTGAGCGGGGGCCAGCTCCCGGGGCTCGCGCTCGACGGCGACCCGGGTTCCCGGTGGGAGAGCCAGTTCGCCGACGACCAGTGGCTCCGGGTCGACCTCGGGCAGCGCGCCGCGCTGACGCGGGTCGAGATCGACTGGGAGACCGCGGCACCCGCGCGGTTCTCGGTCCAGGTCGGCGACTCGCCGACGGGCCCGTGGACCACGCTGCGCACGGTCGCCAAGACGTCCGCGGCGCCCGACGTCGTCGCCGTCGCGGGGACCGGCCGGTACCTGCGGATCGACGCACCGGAGCGCCTCACCCCGTGGGGCGTGTCGATCTGGGAGCTGCGCGCCTACGGGACGCCGTCGGCGTGA
- the glsA gene encoding glutaminase A codes for MGLDVDGVEQEVATGSLPGWHRVEEHVRAAHERYRGNDDGAVADYIPVLAEADRSLFGVCVAESGGAVHAVGDADVEFSVQSISKAFVYALVCEAYGHEGVLERVGVDNTGLAFNSVMAVELHDGHPRNPMVNAGALATTALMPGSSFAEQWENVRTGLSRFAGRPLELDGVVYRSESATNMRNKAVARLLESYGRIEADPLEVVDVYTKQCALRVSARDLAVMGATLADGGVNPVTGERVVSAQVCRDTLAVLASTGMYERSGEWLFEIGLPAKSGVAGGIVAVAPGKGAIGTFSPPLDPAGNSVRGKRATAYLSRTLGLNLFASSAQVPVTPTRPTERTDPAS; via the coding sequence ATGGGACTGGACGTCGACGGCGTCGAGCAGGAGGTCGCGACCGGCTCGCTCCCGGGCTGGCACCGCGTCGAGGAGCACGTCCGCGCGGCGCACGAGCGCTACCGCGGGAACGACGACGGCGCGGTCGCCGACTACATCCCCGTCCTCGCGGAGGCCGACCGGTCGCTGTTCGGCGTGTGCGTCGCCGAGTCGGGCGGTGCGGTCCACGCCGTGGGCGACGCCGACGTCGAGTTCTCCGTCCAGTCGATCTCCAAGGCGTTCGTCTACGCGCTCGTGTGCGAGGCCTACGGGCACGAGGGCGTGCTCGAACGGGTCGGGGTGGACAACACGGGCCTCGCGTTCAACTCCGTCATGGCGGTCGAGCTCCACGACGGCCACCCCCGCAACCCCATGGTCAACGCCGGTGCGCTCGCGACGACGGCGCTCATGCCCGGCTCGTCCTTCGCCGAGCAGTGGGAGAACGTGCGCACCGGGCTCTCCCGGTTCGCCGGCCGGCCGCTCGAGCTCGACGGCGTCGTGTACCGGTCGGAGTCGGCGACGAACATGCGCAACAAGGCCGTCGCGCGGCTCCTGGAGAGCTACGGGCGGATCGAGGCCGACCCGCTCGAGGTCGTCGACGTCTACACCAAGCAGTGCGCGCTGCGCGTGAGCGCGCGCGACCTCGCGGTCATGGGCGCGACGCTCGCGGACGGCGGGGTCAACCCGGTCACGGGCGAGCGCGTCGTCTCGGCGCAGGTGTGCCGGGACACGCTCGCGGTGCTCGCCTCGACCGGGATGTACGAGCGCTCGGGGGAGTGGCTGTTCGAGATCGGCCTTCCTGCCAAGTCCGGCGTGGCAGGAGGGATCGTCGCCGTCGCGCCCGGCAAGGGGGCGATCGGCACGTTCTCCCCGCCGCTCGACCCGGCCGGGAACAGCGTGCGCGGGAAGCGCGCGACCGCGTACCTCTCGCGGACCCTCGGCCTCAACCTGTTCGCGTCGTCCGCGCAGGTCCCCGTGACGCCCACCCGCCCGACCGAGAGAACGGACCCGGCCTCGTGA
- a CDS encoding LacI family DNA-binding transcriptional regulator, which yields MARVTLKDIAREAGVSVMTVSNVVNGNLGRVSPATAREVERIVAVRGYVPNGPAQSLAARRTRLVGLLLPDRADGGSLLGSPHDVAVAGAVEARLRERDHHLMLRGVTHHRDVLDSVQRWNLDGIVVMGFTDDELAALDLPRGVPAVVVDTYVDAPGAATVRADDLEGGRLAGEHLRALGHREVVLCGPVGTTSQVVRERLAGFRTGLGLDPAAGEGRALVRGETGDGVVLHVVAANTTYDDGLDAAARVAAEHPGATAVFATADVLAAGISRGLAQAGVRVPDEVSVVGFDDAEIARYVDPPLTTVAQDTALKGRTAADLLLDALDQGTSRPRRPAPDAARDEPADGPTGVTRIDVALVVRASTAPAR from the coding sequence ATGGCCCGCGTCACGCTCAAGGACATCGCCCGGGAGGCGGGCGTGTCCGTCATGACCGTCTCCAACGTGGTCAACGGCAACCTCGGCCGCGTCTCCCCCGCGACCGCGCGCGAGGTCGAGCGCATCGTCGCCGTGCGGGGCTACGTGCCCAACGGCCCGGCGCAGAGCCTCGCTGCGCGCCGCACGCGCCTCGTCGGCCTGCTGCTGCCCGACCGCGCCGACGGCGGCAGCCTGCTGGGCAGCCCGCACGACGTCGCCGTCGCCGGGGCCGTCGAGGCACGCCTGCGCGAGCGCGACCACCACCTCATGCTCCGCGGCGTCACGCACCACCGCGACGTGCTCGACTCCGTGCAGCGCTGGAACCTCGACGGGATCGTCGTCATGGGCTTCACCGACGACGAGCTCGCGGCGCTCGACCTGCCGCGGGGCGTGCCCGCCGTCGTCGTCGACACCTACGTGGACGCCCCCGGCGCCGCGACCGTGCGCGCCGACGACCTCGAGGGCGGGCGGCTCGCGGGCGAGCACCTGCGCGCCCTGGGCCACCGCGAGGTCGTGCTGTGCGGACCCGTGGGCACGACGAGCCAGGTCGTCCGCGAGCGCCTCGCGGGGTTCCGCACGGGTCTCGGGCTCGACCCGGCAGCCGGGGAGGGACGGGCCCTGGTCCGCGGGGAGACGGGGGACGGCGTCGTGCTCCACGTCGTGGCGGCGAACACGACGTACGACGACGGCCTCGACGCCGCAGCGCGCGTCGCGGCCGAGCACCCCGGCGCGACGGCGGTGTTCGCCACGGCCGACGTCCTCGCCGCCGGGATCTCGCGCGGGCTGGCGCAGGCCGGGGTCCGCGTCCCGGACGAGGTGTCGGTCGTCGGGTTCGACGACGCCGAGATCGCGCGCTACGTCGACCCGCCGCTCACGACGGTCGCGCAGGACACCGCGCTCAAGGGGCGCACGGCGGCCGACCTGCTCCTGGACGCGCTCGACCAGGGCACGTCCCGACCGCGGCGGCCCGCCCCGGACGCGGCCCGCGACGAGCCGGCCGACGGCCCCACCGGCGTCACCCGCATCGACGTCGCGCTCGTCGTGCGTGCGTCGACCGCGCCCGCGCGGTAG
- a CDS encoding AI-2E family transporter, with translation MTDHDASVLAPLWLRRVGAWSWRLLFAAAVLGVVLWLLSQLRLVVVALFLGLVLTAVLRPVTLRYRRFSHPAVAAVLALLTGVAVVVAVVGLAVTGVAQQWPDVVARVGDGVGELLDAARSGGLPVTITDADLDRWSAGVVDWLRAHGTTLAGAAATRLGTLLVALMVVALGVFGAVCFLIGGEGMWSWSVAQLPARVRPAWRTAGDVAWRFFGAFTRGAVLTAACVGGLGYLVLLGLGVPLALPLAVLVFVGSFVPLIGAPAAMTVAMLVALASEGVWKAVLVGVGIALVGQLEGHLIQPLVMGKHARLHPFVIGVGVSAGTIVGGLFGAIVAIPVIGVTWAVFSALRTPPEPDDVPGAGEDLALSVAGRPGAGPDDRDEAPRDDER, from the coding sequence GTGACCGACCACGACGCCTCGGTGCTCGCCCCGCTCTGGCTCCGCCGCGTCGGCGCCTGGTCCTGGCGGCTGCTGTTCGCCGCCGCGGTGCTGGGCGTCGTGCTGTGGCTGCTCTCGCAGCTCCGCCTCGTCGTCGTCGCGCTGTTCCTGGGCCTCGTCCTCACCGCCGTGCTGCGGCCTGTGACGCTGCGCTACCGACGCTTCTCCCACCCGGCGGTCGCGGCGGTGCTCGCGCTGCTCACGGGGGTGGCGGTCGTGGTCGCGGTGGTCGGGCTCGCCGTGACGGGCGTGGCGCAGCAGTGGCCCGACGTCGTCGCCCGGGTCGGCGACGGCGTCGGCGAGCTGCTCGACGCCGCGCGGTCGGGCGGGCTGCCCGTCACCATCACCGACGCGGACCTCGACCGGTGGAGCGCGGGCGTCGTCGACTGGCTGCGCGCCCACGGCACGACGCTCGCCGGCGCGGCCGCGACCCGGCTGGGGACGCTGCTGGTGGCGCTCATGGTGGTCGCGCTCGGCGTGTTCGGCGCGGTGTGCTTCCTCATCGGCGGCGAGGGCATGTGGTCCTGGTCGGTCGCGCAGCTCCCCGCGCGCGTGCGACCTGCCTGGCGCACGGCGGGCGACGTCGCGTGGCGGTTCTTCGGCGCCTTCACCCGCGGCGCGGTGCTCACCGCGGCGTGCGTCGGCGGGCTCGGCTACCTCGTGCTGCTGGGCCTCGGCGTGCCGCTCGCCCTGCCGCTCGCGGTCCTCGTGTTCGTCGGCTCGTTCGTCCCGCTCATCGGGGCGCCCGCGGCGATGACCGTCGCGATGCTCGTCGCGCTCGCGTCCGAGGGCGTGTGGAAGGCGGTGCTCGTCGGCGTCGGGATCGCGCTCGTCGGGCAGCTCGAGGGCCACCTCATCCAGCCGCTCGTCATGGGCAAGCACGCCCGGCTGCACCCGTTCGTCATCGGCGTGGGCGTGAGCGCGGGCACGATCGTCGGGGGTCTGTTCGGCGCGATCGTCGCCATCCCCGTGATCGGGGTGACGTGGGCGGTGTTCTCCGCCCTGCGCACGCCGCCCGAGCCCGACGACGTCCCCGGCGCGGGCGAGGACCTCGCCCTCTCGGTCGCGGGGCGGCCAGGAGCAGGACCGGACGACCGGGACGAGGCCCCCCGCGACGACGAGCGGTGA
- a CDS encoding YihY/virulence factor BrkB family protein, protein MTADTERPEPDSERKPRSPSDLHKPSWGFALKGAVREFLDDQCTDLAAALTYYAVLAAAPALLALVSILGLVGDGEKAVDSVLTSVEGVVPSTTLSMIEPLVEQAANTDKAGWALVIGVVLALWSASGYVGAFSRSMNRIYEVEEGRPIWKLRPVMLGVTVVVVVLAALVVASLVLSGPIARQVGELVGLGDTAIAVWQVAKWPVAILLVVVLVALLYHLTPNVKQPRFRWVSPGAILAILVWALASAAFGLYLGSGLSSYGATYGTLAGVIIFLLWLWITNLALLLGAELDAEVERSRELQGGIEAEERLQLPPRDTRASDKKAAKREEAVEQARALRGSGGRSADADRRDA, encoded by the coding sequence ATGACCGCGGACACCGAACGCCCCGAGCCCGACTCCGAGCGCAAGCCGCGCTCCCCCTCCGACCTGCACAAGCCGTCGTGGGGCTTCGCGCTCAAGGGCGCCGTCCGCGAGTTCCTGGACGACCAGTGCACCGACCTCGCGGCCGCGCTCACGTACTACGCCGTGCTGGCCGCGGCGCCGGCGCTCCTGGCGCTCGTGTCGATCCTCGGGCTCGTGGGGGACGGCGAGAAGGCCGTCGACTCGGTCCTGACGAGCGTCGAGGGAGTCGTCCCGTCCACCACGCTGAGCATGATCGAGCCGCTCGTCGAGCAGGCCGCGAACACCGACAAGGCCGGGTGGGCGCTCGTCATCGGTGTCGTGCTGGCCCTGTGGTCCGCGTCGGGCTACGTCGGGGCGTTCAGCCGGTCGATGAACCGCATCTACGAGGTCGAGGAGGGCCGCCCGATCTGGAAGCTGCGACCCGTCATGCTCGGCGTCACGGTCGTCGTGGTGGTCCTCGCCGCGCTCGTCGTCGCGAGCCTCGTGCTCTCGGGGCCGATCGCCCGGCAGGTCGGCGAGCTCGTCGGCCTCGGGGACACGGCGATCGCCGTGTGGCAGGTCGCGAAGTGGCCCGTGGCGATCCTGCTGGTGGTGGTCCTCGTCGCGCTGCTCTACCACCTCACGCCCAACGTGAAGCAGCCGCGATTCCGGTGGGTCAGCCCCGGCGCGATCCTCGCGATCCTCGTGTGGGCGCTCGCCTCCGCGGCGTTCGGGCTCTACCTCGGCAGCGGCCTCAGCAGCTACGGCGCGACGTACGGGACCCTCGCCGGCGTCATCATCTTCCTGCTCTGGCTGTGGATCACGAACCTCGCCCTCCTGCTCGGCGCCGAGCTCGACGCGGAGGTCGAGCGCAGCCGGGAGCTCCAGGGCGGGATCGAGGCCGAGGAGCGCCTCCAGCTCCCGCCGCGGGACACGCGCGCGAGCGACAAGAAGGCGGCCAAGCGCGAGGAGGCCGTCGAGCAGGCGCGTGCGCTCCGCGGGAGCGGCGGGCGCTCGGCCGACGCCGACCGCCGCGACGCCTAG